GAAAGACGCCGAGGAGAGGAGCGGGGCGCCCTGCCCTACCTGACGACGTGGAAGCAATAGAGAAGCCGGGTCCCAGCCCAGGGGCCCTGGCTGCTGCGCACGATGGTGATGTACAAGTAAACTGCGATGGCCACGGTCCAGAAGAAGGAGCTGGTGTTGGCGAAGGTAGAGAGGGCGCCCTGCACCACGCAGTCCCAGGTGGTGTCGGGGAAGTCCTGGAGGACCCCATAGAAGTAGGAGGCGGCAGAGAGCAGGTCCGCCAGGGACAGAAAGAGGAGCAGCTGCCTAGCTCGGCTCCTCAGGTCCGGCCACAGGGCATGAGTGCCTATGAGGAGGCTGGAGCCCAGGAAGGAGAAGACACAGGACAGAAGAACCACGATCTTCTCCGAAGGAAAGATCTCGGTGGGGGGCCCA
This region of Gracilinanus agilis isolate LMUSP501 unplaced genomic scaffold, AgileGrace unplaced_scaffold48255, whole genome shotgun sequence genomic DNA includes:
- the LOC123255540 gene encoding G-protein coupled receptor 157-like, which encodes MLRPQESGPPTEIFPSEKIVVLLSCVFSFLGSSLLIGTHALWPDLRSRARQLLLFLSLADLLSAASYFYGVLQDFPDTTWDCVVQGALSTFANTSSFFWTVAIAVYLYITIVRSSQGPWAGTRLLYCFHVV